One segment of Mastomys coucha isolate ucsf_1 unplaced genomic scaffold, UCSF_Mcou_1 pScaffold23, whole genome shotgun sequence DNA contains the following:
- the LOC116073123 gene encoding olfactory receptor 7G2-like, protein MELKNQTVVSEFHLLGLTENHKLLPLIFTMFLFMYLITVLGNLTIIMAICSGSQLHTPMYLFLSMLSINDICYSTVTIPKMLVNIQVHDDSISYIGCLSQICFVSIFGVMENFLLAVMAYDRYVAICKPLRYTVIMNPICCVLMILFSLFFSIMDALLHSLMILRLSFCTDLEIPHFFCELAQIIKLACSDTFLDNFLIFVSAFVFGGGPVCGIVFSYIYIVSSVLRMPSAEGKHKAFSTCTSHLSVVSLFYGTGFGVYITSAVTESLRNTAMASMMYSVVPPLFNPFIYSLRNREIKEALRKLVGRLIYLM, encoded by the coding sequence ATGGAACTGAAAAATCAAACAGTAGTTTCAGAATTCCATCTGCTTGGACTGACAGAAAATCACAAACTGCTGCCCCTCATCTTCACCATGTTCCTCTTCATGTATCTGATTACAGTTCTGGGAAACCTGACTATCATCATGGCTATCTGCTCTGGCTCCCAACTGCACACTCCCATGTACCTCTTCCTTTCTATGCTATCCATTAATGACATCTGTTACAGTACAGTCACAATCCCCAAAATGCTGGTGAACATCCAAGTCCATGATGATAGCATAAGTTACATAGGATGTCTCTCTCAAATCTGCTTTGTTTCAATTTTTGGTGtcatggaaaattttcttctgGCAGTAATGGCCTATGATCGATATGTGGCCATTTGCAAACCCCTGAGGTACACAGTCATCATGAACCCTATTTGCTGTGTCCTGATGATTCTATTCTCCCTTTTCTTTAGCATTATGGATGCCCTACTCCACAGTCTAATGATTTTGAGGCTTTCCTTCTGCACAGACCTTGAAATCCCACACTTTTTCTGTGAGCTTGCTCAGATTATCAAACTTGCCTGTTCTGATACATTTCTcgataattttttaatatttgtttcagCCTTTGTTTTTGGGGGTGGTCCTGTCTGTGGAattgtgttttcatatatttacattgtgTCATCAGTCTTGAGAATGCCATCTGCTGAAGGGAAACACAAAGCTTTTTCTACCTGTACATCACATCTGTCTGTGGTTTCATTGTTCTATGGGACAGGCTTTGGGGTTTACATCACTTCTGCTGTGACAGAGTCTCTTAGAAACACAGCAATGGCTTCCATGATGTACAGTGTAGTTCCTCCATTGTTCAACCCATTTATCTATAGtctgagaaatagagaaataaaggaaGCCTTGAGGAAACTTGTTGGTAGACTCATTTATCTTATGTGA
- the LOC116073124 gene encoding olfactory receptor 7G2-like — MQFRNHSDILEFLLLGLTGDAQLKFLIFSLFLCIYLVTVLGNLLIILAVRSDQHLKTPMYFFLSSLSINDICLSTNIIPNMLINMITQNQSITYTSCLTQVWFVLVFTGLENCLLAVMAYDRYVAICHPLRYSTIMNPSCCVLMVLLSLLLSLVFGLLHTLMVLHLSFCTDVEIPHFFCELAQLIKLACSDTLINNILVYFASCVFGGIPISGIIFSYTQILSAILRMSSSGRRYKTFSTCGSHLCVVSLFYGTILGVYISSSVTDSPEKAVVASVMYSVVPQMLNPFIYSLRNKDMKQALRKLITRVGAVLS; from the coding sequence ATGCAATTCAGAAATCACTCAGATATTTTAGAATTTCTTCTCCTTGGACTAACTGGTGATGCTCAGCTCAAGTTCCTTATCTTCAGCTTGTTCCTGTGCATATACTTGGTGACTGTACTAGGAAACCTGCTCATCATCTTGGCTGTTAGATCTGACCAACACCTAAAAACcccaatgtatttttttctctctagtcTTTCCATTAATGATATATGCTTAAGCACAAACATAATACCAAATATGCTCATAAACATGATAACGCAGAATCAAAGTATCACTTACACCAGCTGTCTCACACAAGTTTGGTTTGTGTTGGTTTTCACTGGACTGGAAAACTGTCTTCTTGCTGTAATGGCCTATGATCGATATGTAGCCATTTGTCATCCTCTGAGATACTCTACAATAATGAATCCTTCCTGTTGTGTCCTGATGGTTCTACTTTCTCTGCTTCTTAGCCTTGTGTTTGGTCTCTTACACACACTGATGGTTCTTCACTTGTCATTCTGCACAGATGTGGAAATCCCTCATTTCTTCTGTGAACTTGCTCAGCTCATCAAGCTTGCATGTTCCGATACGCTCATTAATAACATCCTGGTATATTTTGCATCTTGTGTATTTGGTGGAATTCCTATCTCTGGTATAATTTTCTCTTACACTCAAATTTTATCAGCAATTCTAAGAATGTCATCATCTGGGCGaagatataaaacattttctacttGTGGATCTCACCTTTGTGTTGTCTCCTTGTTTTATGGCACAATTTTGGGTGTGTATATCAGCTCTTCAGTGACTGACTCTCCTGAAAAGGCTGTGGTGGCTTCAGTTATGTATTCTGTAGTTCCTCAGATGTTGAATCCATttatctacagcctgaggaacaagGACATGAAACAAGCCCTGAGGAAACTCATCACAAGAGTTGGGGCTGTTTTATCATGA